In Zygosaccharomyces rouxii strain CBS732 chromosome E complete sequence, the DNA window TAACGTCACCAATGCCGGCGCTATGATGCCGCAATCATTAAACTCAATTGCACTTCCAAGTGGCAGTTCAGATTCTAACGAAACAGATCATACGAGGCTGGCCTTCTTAGGATCGGATGTCGATCTCAACTAGCAAGCAAATAGCACTACTTAACACGATTTGGAGAGTGGTGGCCATCCGGGCCTCTAATCACCTGACAAAAGTTTTTCATGTTCTGGCCACGTGAATTCCGCGTGCTCCACAGTTTCCTCCTTTTGGTTCGAAATTACTCATATCCATAGAGGAAGATTTAACACAAGCTGTAAATTGGAATGTTATTCTTTAAATGTTCGGGTTATTTTGACAGAGATACATTGCGAACTTGTTGCTGAGGAAGAAATCGGTTCGAGATAATTTAAGCATGTCTGCCATTTCTGATAGTGATACTGAAACAGAGGTCATTTCTAGAAACCTGTGCGGTGTGGTCGATATAGGTTCCAATGGTATACGATTTAgcatttcttccaaagCTGCTCATCATGCAAGAATAATGCCCTGTGTCTTTAAGGACAGGGTCGGAATCTCGCTATTTGAAGTGCAGTATGCTGCTAATTCTCTAGAAAAGGAACCAATCCCTGAAGATATAATCAATGACATTAGAGCTGCCATGAAGAGATTTAAATTGATCTGTGAAGATTTTGGTGTACCTCAATCCAGTGTTAGAGTTGTTGCGACAGAGGCTACAAGAGAGGCATTGAACTCCGTGGTGTTTACAGAAGCCATCCATGATTCCACAGGCTGGGAAGTAGAATTGTTGACTAGAGAGGATGAAGGTAGAATTGGTGCCTATGGTGTTGTTTCCTCATTTAACATAGTCAATGGATTGTATATGGACTTAGGAGGTGGTAGCACCCAATTATCCTGGATCAAATGTATCAATGGTGAAGTTGAGCAGTCTTCCACACCGGTTTCATTGCCCTATGGTGCTGGTGCACTGGCGAGACGTCTCCACTCAGAAGACAAAAGAGCACTTTTCTTAGAAATCAAAAAGGCTTATAGTGGGGccattgaaagaattggtatTCCTGAAGAAATGCTGCTGGACGCTAAAGAGAAAGGAGGCTTTGATCTCTATACTTGCGGTGGTGGTTTAAGAGGTATGGGCCACTTGTTACTTTCCCAATCAAAGGATTATCCTATCCAAACAATTAtcaatggattttcttgttcataCGAAGAGTTCTCATCCATGTCTGATTATCTTTTCCTCAAGAATAAAGTGCCTGGATCCAAAGATACCAAGATTTTTAAAGTTTCTGAAAGAAGAGCGTCACAATTACCTGCCGTGGGTTTGTTGATGAGTGCTGCCTTTGAATCTCTGCCGCAAATTAAAACTGTACACTTCAGCGAAGGCGGTGTGAGAGAAGGTACCCTATATTCAATCCTACCGAGAGAAATTCGTGCGCAAGATCCGTTGATCGTCGCCACGAGGCCCTACGCTCCTTTGCTTGcatccaaatatttggaacTTCTAATGACTGCAATCCCGGTTAAAGACGTACCACCTATCGTCTATAAGAGAGTTGCACCTGCGCTATGCAACTTGGCATTTGTACATGCATCGTATCCAAAGGAACTTCAACCTACAGCCTCCCTTCATGTTGCCACGGCGGGTATCATTGCTGGTTGTCATGGCCTTTCACACAGAGCTAGAGCACTCATAGGTATCGCACTGTGTAGCAGGTGGGGTGGTGATATACCTGAAGGCGAAGAGAAATACATGGATCTTCTAAAAAATGTGGTTCTACGTGATGGGGATAAATCTGAAAGGAAAAGGGTAATATTCTGGACTAAATATATTGGTACCATCATGTATGTCATCTGTGGTGTACATCCGGGCGGTAATATAAGAGATGGTGccttcaatttctccattcttgaaaaggaagaaggtgaGAATGAAGTCAGAGAACTAACAAATGATGAAGCTATGACACCAACCCCCGGAGATGCTAACAACCGCAAGAAACGTGAATTCGAGGTCGTAGTTAAGATTAGCAAGGATGATCTGAAGACTAGTGCCTCCGTGCGTTCCAGAATCATAACGctgcagaagaagataagGAAACTGTCACGCGGAAGCTCTGTTAAAGTTAAGATCAGTGTACAATATGCTGAAATACATTGAAATAATGCCACTGTATTTAATCGATGTTATTATAATATAATTCTCGGTCAAAAGTATCACGTGTATATCACATGCTCGTGTATAATGAGATTtcagtttttcaaaagtcTTGAAGTTAGGGATCTATTGAAGGCCTTAGTACAACTTACAAGGTTTGCCACCTCCGCTTACAGTGTGTCGAAGAACTACCAAACCAACCAAAATGTCCACATCATTGCCAGAGCTCGTTAAAAGTCTAAGTGTTGCATTTGATCTAAAAAAATATGACAGTTGTCAAAAGCTTCTGCCTGCTATTAAAGTAGAGCTCATTAAGAACAATTTGGTAATTCCCGATCTTTCAAGCCAAAACAAAGCATATTTGAATGATTTGAATGTGGCCAAAAGTTTTTTCGAAATAGGAGCCCTTGTAAGTATCTACTGCTCGGATTTGGAATCGTTTCAAAACTATTTTGCACAATTGAGAGTGTTCTACTTCTCCCCCAACCAACAACTAGCGGAATCTGAGAATAAATCCAAAATATTAAGTCTTTACATGTTGATTTTATTATCCCAAGgtgaaattacaaaattccATTCCgaattagaatttttagaCAAGCATATCCGTAATCTGgaagaggatgaattaCTATCATATCCAATTAGAGTGGAAAGATGGTTAATGGAAGGTTCTTACCAAAAGGCATGGGACTTATTGAAGAGTGGATTAAAGCAACAGGAATTCGATGTTTTTACTGGAACTTTGATGAATGCGATTAGAGAAGAAATCGCACGTAATACTGAAATGGCATATGAAAAGTTACCACTTTCCAATATCAAAGTTTtacttttcttcaacagtGAAAAGGAAGCCGAGCATTTTGCTGTACAAAGAGGTTGGAAGGTTGCTAACGGTAGTgtagaatttgaagaggATGAGGAATCAAATGAAACACCACTGGAAAAAACACACCTGATTGAGAAGACCCTCAATTATGCAATTAATCTAGAGAGCATTGTATAATTTGATATACAAGATAAATTTTTACAACGGTAGAGAATTGATCGCATTCACGGTTCtaataaattttttttaaaagcGATAATAAATTGATCTCGTATATACGTTAGTCTTTAGTCcttaaaaatgaaaaaaaaaaggtcTTAATTTTTAAGTTATTTGCCAATGACACCAACAGATTTGTTGGCAGCAAGTCTCTGCTGAGTCAAAGCAGCGATGATTGCTGCACCAGCACCGGAACCATCTTCGGCGGCGACAATCTGGATTGGTTGCTTGTGACGATCTTCAATACCCCATCCATAGATGTCGTTCAAAGCAGCTGCAGCTCTTTCCTTGAAACCAGGGTACTTGTTGAAGACGGAACCATCAGCAGCAATGTGAGCAGTCTTGTAGCCTCTCTTTTGACAGATAGCTGCGATACCACAAACAGATAATCTGGCGGCTCTAGTACCGATCAACTCACATAGACGTCTGATCAACTTACGTTCAGGAGTAGTGGTAGTGATGCCCAAAtccttttggaaaagatcGAAAGTGTCTTCCaagttttcaaatggatcttcttcaatcaTGGATGGGTAAGAAGTATCCATGACGTAAGGTTCTCTCAACTTGCTAACATCTTGGTCCTTGAAGATGAAACCCTGTTCATGTAAGTCAATCAAAACTAAACGGATGATTTCACCCAAGTAGTAACCTGATGacatcttttcaaaagattgttGACCAGGTCTTGGGGATTCTTCATCGACGATGACATCGTATTTGGTTCTTGGCAAAACCACATGTTCGTTATCGAATGAACCGTATTCACAGTTGATACCCATTAGGGTGTCAGGAGTGATATCTTCAGGCAATTGGCcttgcaatttttcaatgtcCTT includes these proteins:
- the RPN12 gene encoding proteasome regulatory particle lid subunit RPN12 (highly similar to gnl|GLV|CAGL0A04807g Candida glabrata CAGL0A04807g and similar to YFR052W uniprot|P32496 Saccharomyces cerevisiae YFR052W RPN12 Subunit of the 19S regulatory particle of the 26S proteasome lid synthetically lethal with RPT1 which is an ATPase component of the 19S regulatory particle physically interacts with Nob1p and Rpn3p) encodes the protein MSTSLPELVKSLSVAFDLKKYDSCQKLLPAIKVELIKNNLVIPDLSSQNKAYLNDLNVAKSFFEIGALVSIYCSDLESFQNYFAQLRVFYFSPNQQLAESENKSKILSLYMLILLSQGEITKFHSELEFLDKHIRNLEEDELLSYPIRVERWLMEGSYQKAWDLLKSGLKQQEFDVFTGTLMNAIREEIARNTEMAYEKLPLSNIKVLLFFNSEKEAEHFAVQRGWKVANGSVEFEEDEESNETPLEKTHLIEKTLNYAINLESIV
- the RTG2 gene encoding Rtg2p (highly similar to uniprot|P32608 Saccharomyces cerevisiae YGL252C RTG2 Sensor of mitochondrial dysfunction regulates the subcellular location of Rtg1p and Rtg3p transcriptional activators of the retrograde (RTG) and TOR pathways Rtg2p is inhibited by the phosphorylated form of Mks1p), whose translation is MSAISDSDTETEVISRNLCGVVDIGSNGIRFSISSKAAHHARIMPCVFKDRVGISLFEVQYAANSLEKEPIPEDIINDIRAAMKRFKLICEDFGVPQSSVRVVATEATREALNSVVFTEAIHDSTGWEVELLTREDEGRIGAYGVVSSFNIVNGLYMDLGGGSTQLSWIKCINGEVEQSSTPVSLPYGAGALARRLHSEDKRALFLEIKKAYSGAIERIGIPEEMLLDAKEKGGFDLYTCGGGLRGMGHLLLSQSKDYPIQTIINGFSCSYEEFSSMSDYLFLKNKVPGSKDTKIFKVSERRASQLPAVGLLMSAAFESLPQIKTVHFSEGGVREGTLYSILPREIRAQDPLIVATRPYAPLLASKYLELLMTAIPVKDVPPIVYKRVAPALCNLAFVHASYPKELQPTASLHVATAGIIAGCHGLSHRARALIGIALCSRWGGDIPEGEEKYMDLLKNVVLRDGDKSERKRVIFWTKYIGTIMYVICGVHPGGNIRDGAFNFSILEKEEGENEVRELTNDEAMTPTPGDANNRKKREFEVVVKISKDDLKTSASVRSRIITLQKKIRKLSRGSSVKVKISVQYAEIH
- the HXK2 gene encoding hexokinase 2 (highly similar to uniprot|P04807 Saccharomyces cerevisiae YGL253W HXK2 Hexokinase isoenzyme 2 catalyzes phosphorylation of glucose in the cytosol predominate hexokinase during growth on glucose functions in the nucleus to repress expression of HXK1 and GLK1 and to induce expression of its own gene); the encoded protein is MVHLGPKKPPARKGSMADMPQDLLDQVRGLEVIFSVSTEKLRAVTKHFIDELQKGLSKKGGNIPMIPGWVLEYPTGKETGNYLAIDLGGTNLRVVLVKLNGDRTFDSSQSKYKLPHHMRTTRNPKDLFDFIASSLKNFIEEEFPNGCEDTLPLGFTFSYPASQGKINEGVLQRWTKGFDIPGVEGHDVVPMLQESLSEKGVPINVVALINDTTGTLVASHYTDPETQMGVIFGTGVNGAYYDVCKDIEKLQGQLPEDITPDTLMGINCEYGSFDNEHVVLPRTKYDVIVDEESPRPGQQSFEKMSSGYYLGEIIRLVLIDLHEQGFIFKDQDVSKLREPYVMDTSYPSMIEEDPFENLEDTFDLFQKDLGITTTTPERKLIRRLCELIGTRAARLSVCGIAAICQKRGYKTAHIAADGSVFNKYPGFKERAAAALNDIYGWGIEDRHKQPIQIVAAEDGSGAGAAIIAALTQQRLAANKSVGVIGK